From the Luteolibacter arcticus genome, one window contains:
- a CDS encoding ABC transporter ATP-binding protein, with protein MKISEPAHVPRPAIDIRDLRVDYGNFVAVDDLSLKVPPGEVFGLVGPNGAGKTSTFRVLTTLMEPTYGEVILDGVDVLEDIESARRIIGYMPDLAPVPSDLKIGEFLEYYASAYGLGSLAQRRDRVAECLEEVALSDLRDKWCKELSRGQTQRVVLAKTLLHRPRVLILDEPASGLDPLARRDLRTALRRLAKTGATVFISSHILSELAEMCTSLCVMNRGRLLASGTVEEVRQQLGNTERTITASLLHRHEEAAAWLATRPAVHDLKLDGSQVVFGFKGTDDEQADLMEGLIREGFRVRAFEERRSSFEDILVEVAESNRRA; from the coding sequence ATGAAGATTTCTGAGCCTGCCCACGTGCCGCGACCGGCCATCGACATCCGCGACCTGCGGGTGGACTACGGCAACTTCGTCGCGGTCGATGACCTCAGCTTGAAGGTGCCGCCCGGCGAGGTGTTCGGCCTGGTGGGCCCGAATGGCGCAGGCAAGACCAGCACCTTCCGCGTGCTGACGACCCTCATGGAGCCGACCTACGGCGAGGTGATCCTCGATGGTGTGGATGTCCTGGAGGATATCGAAAGCGCCCGCCGCATCATCGGCTACATGCCCGACCTCGCGCCGGTCCCGTCGGATTTAAAGATCGGCGAGTTTCTCGAATACTACGCCTCTGCCTACGGGTTGGGCAGTCTCGCACAGCGCCGGGACCGTGTCGCCGAGTGCTTGGAGGAGGTCGCCCTTTCCGATCTCCGCGACAAGTGGTGCAAGGAGCTTTCCCGCGGCCAGACCCAGCGGGTGGTCTTGGCGAAGACTCTGCTCCACCGGCCGCGTGTGCTGATCTTGGATGAGCCGGCCAGCGGTCTGGATCCCTTGGCTCGCCGCGATCTTCGCACGGCGCTGCGTCGCTTGGCCAAGACGGGGGCGACGGTTTTCATCAGCTCCCATATCCTCAGCGAGCTGGCCGAGATGTGCACTTCGTTGTGCGTGATGAACCGCGGCAGGCTGCTTGCTTCCGGCACGGTGGAGGAAGTCCGCCAGCAACTCGGCAACACTGAGCGCACGATCACCGCGAGCCTGCTTCACCGGCACGAGGAAGCGGCCGCCTGGTTGGCCACGAGGCCCGCCGTCCATGACCTGAAGCTCGATGGCTCGCAGGTGGTCTTCGGCTTCAAGGGCACCGATGACGAGCAGGCGGATCTGATGGAGGGCTTGATCCGCGAGGGCTTCCGCGTTCGCGCCTTTGAAGAACGGCGCTCTTCCTTTGAAGACATCCTGGTGGAAGTCGCTGAATCCAACCGCCGCGCATGA
- a CDS encoding glucose-6-phosphate isomerase produces the protein MSWSTYASSLIRYPQFGFSLDTSLMDLDEAFFAKMAPKVEKAFADIAALESGAIANPDEGRMVGHYWLRNAGLAPSQEIRDAVTKPLADLKAFAEKVHTGQIKPLSGGFFQRVLLIGIGGSALGPQLVSEAIGHGARMPIHFFDNTDPAGIDRVLSDIGTAGLAKTLVVVISKSGGTPETRNGMIEAKAAYDAAGLHFGKHAVAVTGIGSKLDQYAQKEGFIARFPMEDWVGGRTSVMSTVGLVPAALQGIDIDSFLAGAAAMDAETRKVSDKNASMRLALAWYASGNGKGEKDMVVLPYKDSLVLFSKYLQQLVMESLGKEHDLDGQVVNQGIAVYGNKGSTDQHAYVQQLRDGVANFFATFIEVRKGRSGDSIEVEPGNSSADYLQGFLRGTRKALYDSGRKSITISIPEVTPFQLGALIGLFERAVSFYASLVNINAYHQPGVEAGKKAASIFLDLLSSVRSRLVSEAKTADQVAFEVDADPEDVYHCLTHLSANGEVQISLGATPKEDNFSL, from the coding sequence ATGTCCTGGTCCACCTACGCATCCTCCCTGATCCGTTACCCGCAGTTCGGCTTCTCGCTCGACACCTCCCTGATGGACCTCGACGAGGCGTTCTTCGCGAAGATGGCGCCCAAGGTGGAGAAAGCCTTCGCCGATATCGCCGCGCTCGAATCCGGTGCCATCGCCAACCCGGATGAGGGCCGCATGGTCGGCCACTACTGGCTGCGCAATGCCGGCCTCGCCCCGAGCCAGGAGATCCGCGACGCCGTCACCAAGCCGCTCGCCGATCTCAAGGCCTTCGCCGAAAAAGTCCACACCGGCCAGATCAAGCCACTCAGCGGCGGCTTTTTCCAGCGCGTCCTGCTGATCGGCATCGGCGGCTCGGCCCTCGGCCCGCAGCTCGTCTCGGAGGCGATCGGCCACGGCGCGCGGATGCCCATCCACTTTTTCGACAATACCGACCCGGCAGGAATCGACCGGGTGCTCTCCGACATCGGCACCGCCGGCCTTGCCAAGACCCTGGTGGTCGTCATTTCCAAGTCGGGCGGCACCCCGGAAACCCGCAACGGCATGATCGAGGCCAAGGCCGCCTACGACGCCGCCGGCCTGCATTTCGGCAAGCACGCCGTGGCCGTCACCGGCATCGGCTCGAAGCTCGACCAGTATGCGCAGAAGGAAGGGTTCATCGCCCGCTTCCCAATGGAAGACTGGGTCGGCGGACGCACTTCCGTGATGTCCACCGTCGGCCTCGTGCCCGCCGCCTTGCAGGGCATCGACATTGACTCCTTCCTCGCCGGCGCCGCCGCGATGGACGCCGAGACCCGCAAGGTCAGCGACAAGAACGCCTCGATGCGTCTCGCGCTCGCCTGGTATGCCTCCGGCAATGGCAAGGGCGAGAAGGACATGGTCGTTCTCCCCTACAAGGACTCGCTCGTCCTGTTCTCGAAGTACCTCCAGCAGCTCGTCATGGAGTCGCTCGGCAAGGAGCACGATCTCGATGGCCAGGTGGTCAACCAAGGCATCGCCGTTTACGGCAACAAGGGTTCCACCGACCAACACGCCTACGTCCAGCAGCTCCGCGATGGCGTGGCGAACTTCTTCGCCACCTTCATCGAGGTCCGCAAGGGCCGCAGCGGCGACTCGATCGAAGTCGAGCCCGGCAACAGCTCCGCCGACTACCTGCAGGGCTTCCTGCGCGGCACCCGCAAGGCGCTCTACGACTCCGGCCGCAAGTCGATCACCATCTCGATCCCCGAGGTCACGCCGTTCCAACTCGGCGCGCTGATCGGACTCTTCGAGCGGGCGGTTTCCTTCTATGCCTCGCTGGTCAATATCAACGCCTATCACCAGCCCGGTGTGGAGGCCGGCAAGAAGGCAGCGTCGATCTTCCTCGACCTGCTCAGCTCGGTTCGCAGCCGCCTCGTGTCCGAAGCCAAGACAGCGGATCAGGTGGCCTTCGAGGTCGATGCCGACCCGGAGGACGTCTATCACTGCCTGACCCACCTCTCCGCAAACGGCGAAGTCCAGATCTCGCTCGGCGCCACGCCGAAGGAGGATAACTTCTCGCTGTAA
- a CDS encoding adenine phosphoribosyltransferase → MPSADTLRAAIRDVVDFPKTGIVFKDITPVLADPALFRDAITLICDSAGGQKIDKVVGIDARGFIFAAAVADRLGAGFVPVRKKGKLPWKTRQKAYSLEYGESVVELHEDAVAPGETVLLVDDLLATGGTAGAALDLLDQLGAEVAGVTFLIELAFLGGRKLLGDHKITSILVFD, encoded by the coding sequence ATGCCATCCGCCGACACCCTCCGCGCCGCAATCCGTGACGTGGTCGATTTCCCCAAAACCGGCATCGTCTTCAAGGACATCACCCCCGTCCTCGCCGATCCGGCCCTATTCCGCGACGCGATCACGCTGATTTGCGACAGCGCCGGCGGGCAAAAGATCGACAAGGTGGTCGGCATCGACGCCCGCGGCTTCATCTTCGCCGCCGCAGTGGCCGACCGGCTCGGCGCGGGTTTCGTCCCCGTCCGGAAAAAGGGCAAGCTGCCGTGGAAGACCCGCCAGAAAGCCTATTCCCTGGAATACGGCGAATCGGTGGTGGAACTCCACGAGGACGCCGTCGCTCCCGGCGAGACCGTCCTGCTGGTGGACGACCTGCTGGCCACCGGCGGCACCGCCGGTGCGGCGCTGGACCTCCTCGACCAGCTCGGGGCAGAGGTCGCCGGAGTCACCTTCTTGATCGAACTCGCCTTCCTCGGCGGCCGGAAATTGCTCGGCGACCATAAGATCACCTCGATCCTTGTGTTCGATTAG
- a CDS encoding ACP phosphodiesterase, translating to MNYLAHFLLAEDDPASRVGNLLGDFVTGRPESLALPLRVVQGIVRHRAIDRFADEHPVTARLKVLVPPERRRFAGVIVDLVHDHFLTRHWDECSPVPFREFIDTCNDSLSSHLAILPADLADTLEERIADDWLGHYGTDDGLDGVFHRVSHRHPRFVPIREAIKDLRRHRGEFENGFREFFPALQRWVRELGPESKVVIDRGNTPA from the coding sequence TTGAACTACCTCGCCCACTTCCTTCTGGCCGAAGACGATCCGGCCTCCCGGGTCGGCAATCTGCTGGGCGACTTCGTAACCGGGCGGCCGGAGTCACTGGCGCTGCCATTGCGGGTCGTGCAAGGCATCGTCCGCCATCGGGCGATCGACCGCTTCGCCGACGAGCATCCGGTGACGGCGCGGTTGAAAGTGCTTGTGCCTCCAGAGCGCCGTCGCTTCGCCGGAGTAATCGTCGATCTTGTTCACGATCACTTTCTCACGCGGCACTGGGACGAATGCAGCCCGGTCCCGTTCCGCGAGTTCATCGACACCTGCAATGACTCCCTCAGTAGTCACCTCGCCATCCTCCCGGCCGACCTCGCCGACACATTGGAAGAGCGGATCGCTGACGACTGGCTGGGACACTACGGCACCGACGATGGCCTCGATGGAGTCTTCCACCGCGTCTCGCACCGGCATCCTCGCTTTGTGCCCATCCGCGAGGCGATCAAGGACCTGCGTCGCCATCGGGGAGAGTTTGAAAATGGGTTCCGCGAGTTCTTCCCTGCCCTGCAACGCTGGGTGCGCGAACTCGGGCCGGAATCAAAGGTCGTCATCGACCGCGGCAACACCCCGGCATAG
- a CDS encoding aminotransferase class IV, which produces MSWIWCNGDFLDGPLAISPTDRGLTNGLGLFETVLALDGQPVAIDLHLARMKAGAARLRWSLEAEEIGDAIPSLLERCGLANQRARVRIAMTAGVGDLRDLARGVDSLTWITAAACPPPPESVSLVTSSFPRNERSPLAGLKCASYAENLIALDQARRAGADEAVFFNTRGELCEATTANVFLVKDGVTLTPPLASGCLPGTMRERVMCQIPVREVALEVHDVETADELFLTSSTRGVVPVAAIDGRSLSPGPVAEQLRGSGWERWK; this is translated from the coding sequence GTGAGCTGGATCTGGTGCAATGGCGACTTTCTCGATGGCCCGCTGGCGATTTCGCCGACTGACCGCGGGCTGACGAACGGGCTGGGACTGTTCGAGACGGTGCTGGCGCTCGACGGCCAGCCGGTCGCGATCGATCTGCATCTGGCCCGCATGAAGGCCGGAGCGGCGCGCTTGCGCTGGAGCCTGGAGGCGGAAGAAATCGGGGATGCGATCCCGAGTCTGTTAGAACGGTGCGGCTTGGCGAACCAGCGCGCGCGTGTCCGCATCGCGATGACAGCCGGGGTAGGGGACCTGCGCGATCTGGCCCGCGGGGTCGATTCGCTGACGTGGATCACCGCCGCCGCCTGCCCGCCGCCGCCGGAGTCAGTGAGCCTCGTGACCTCTTCGTTTCCCCGCAACGAGCGCTCGCCGTTGGCGGGGCTGAAATGCGCGTCGTATGCGGAGAACCTGATCGCCCTTGATCAGGCGCGCCGTGCTGGTGCCGATGAAGCGGTGTTTTTCAACACCCGCGGAGAGCTGTGCGAGGCAACCACCGCGAATGTGTTCCTGGTGAAGGACGGAGTGACCCTCACGCCTCCACTCGCCTCCGGCTGTCTGCCGGGAACGATGCGAGAACGGGTGATGTGCCAGATCCCGGTGAGGGAAGTCGCGCTGGAAGTCCACGACGTGGAAACCGCGGACGAACTCTTCCTCACCTCCTCCACCCGCGGCGTGGTGCCGGTGGCTGCCATTGATGGCCGATCACTTTCGCCCGGCCCCGTGGCGGAACAGCTGCGCGGATCCGGTTGGGAGCGATGGAAATGA
- the mnmA gene encoding tRNA 2-thiouridine(34) synthase MnmA: MAKVLVGLSGGVDSSAAAALLIEQGHEVAGAFMKNWINSEGLPGDCPWESDLDDALAVARTLGIEFRVIDLIDQYKERIVDYLVEGYRSGITPNPDVWCNREMKFGVFLDYALEQGFEQVATGHYARKRTLSDGSPAILRGADPNKDQSYFLSLMTTKQASHALYPAGELLKPAVREVARRFGLPTAEKKDSQGICFIGEIKMSDFIRHYIPDKPGEIVDTTGKVMGEHRGLHLYTLGQRKGHGVASPREGMAYVVVGKDLERNRLVVGWDLGETPGLYASECVIGSISTIGCSLDAPRWLEAQPRYRAKAERAEIVPRKDGKLGLRFQTPQRAIAPGQICAFYDGGRLLGGGVFEAVTV, encoded by the coding sequence ATGGCGAAGGTGCTGGTGGGACTTTCCGGCGGGGTGGACAGCTCCGCCGCGGCCGCGCTTTTGATCGAGCAGGGCCATGAGGTCGCCGGGGCCTTCATGAAGAACTGGATCAATTCGGAAGGGCTGCCGGGCGATTGTCCTTGGGAGAGCGATCTCGATGACGCGCTCGCGGTCGCCCGCACGCTCGGCATCGAGTTCCGGGTGATCGATTTGATCGACCAGTACAAGGAGCGGATCGTCGATTATCTGGTGGAAGGGTATCGCAGTGGCATCACGCCGAATCCGGACGTCTGGTGCAATCGCGAGATGAAATTCGGGGTCTTTCTCGACTACGCCCTGGAGCAGGGCTTCGAGCAGGTGGCGACTGGACACTACGCGAGGAAGCGGACGCTTTCCGACGGCAGTCCGGCGATTCTCCGCGGCGCGGACCCGAACAAGGATCAGAGCTACTTCCTTTCCTTGATGACCACCAAGCAGGCTAGCCACGCGTTGTATCCTGCGGGTGAATTGCTCAAGCCGGCGGTCCGCGAGGTGGCACGGCGTTTCGGCCTTCCGACGGCGGAGAAGAAGGACAGCCAGGGGATCTGCTTCATCGGCGAGATCAAGATGAGCGACTTCATCCGCCACTACATCCCGGACAAGCCCGGCGAGATCGTCGATACCACCGGCAAGGTGATGGGCGAGCACCGCGGCCTGCATCTCTACACGCTGGGCCAGCGCAAGGGCCACGGGGTGGCCTCGCCGCGTGAGGGCATGGCGTATGTGGTGGTGGGCAAGGATCTCGAGCGAAACCGCCTTGTGGTCGGATGGGACCTCGGGGAAACGCCGGGTCTCTACGCCAGCGAGTGCGTGATCGGCAGCATTTCGACCATCGGCTGCTCGCTCGATGCGCCGCGTTGGTTGGAAGCCCAGCCGCGTTACCGCGCCAAAGCAGAACGTGCGGAAATCGTCCCGCGCAAGGACGGCAAGCTCGGGCTGCGGTTTCAAACACCGCAGCGCGCGATTGCCCCGGGTCAGATCTGCGCCTTCTACGACGGCGGACGTCTGTTAGGCGGCGGGGTTTTCGAAGCGGTCACGGTCTGA
- a CDS encoding Ldh family oxidoreductase — MSAVLSDFLTVSRTAHDQLVEAAYRSRGFTADEAAEGAKLAAEAARHGIRTHHALKALHLDHLFGSANGGCVPGAEIEVIPSRFAGSEIWNANRKLGQSVAYRAIERCIELADQYGIGQVSVDNAFHYLWGGGYVMEAAERGYIAYTNCTSTLAEVVPFGGKFPTLGTNPHSWGFPTTDAIGFPVVSDWATSTVAMGRVQVLKREGKSLPPGAAVDKDGKPTTDPNEVAALLPFGAHKGYAMCLINELYAGLIGGSLPTLRGRSALAPAGEKTTASFYFQVIHPDAISGGDFVKGRDQMENLKVVLKDIFGHGNDGCILPGQFEAEARKKSDAAGGLHFTAAELMEFNQLAAEVGTKELEPID, encoded by the coding sequence ATGTCCGCTGTGCTCTCCGACTTCCTGACCGTTTCCCGAACCGCTCACGATCAGCTCGTCGAGGCAGCCTACCGTTCCCGCGGCTTCACGGCCGACGAGGCGGCGGAAGGAGCCAAGCTGGCGGCCGAAGCGGCGCGCCACGGAATCCGCACCCACCACGCGCTCAAGGCGCTGCATCTCGACCACCTTTTTGGCAGTGCCAACGGTGGCTGCGTCCCGGGCGCGGAGATCGAGGTGATTCCGTCCCGTTTTGCCGGCTCCGAGATCTGGAATGCCAACCGCAAGCTCGGCCAAAGCGTCGCCTACCGGGCGATCGAGCGCTGCATCGAGCTGGCCGACCAATACGGCATCGGCCAGGTCAGCGTGGACAATGCCTTCCACTACCTGTGGGGCGGCGGTTACGTGATGGAAGCCGCCGAGCGCGGCTACATCGCCTACACCAACTGCACCTCGACCCTCGCGGAAGTGGTTCCTTTCGGCGGCAAGTTCCCCACCCTCGGCACCAACCCGCACTCGTGGGGCTTCCCGACGACCGATGCGATCGGCTTCCCGGTCGTCAGCGACTGGGCCACCTCCACGGTCGCGATGGGCCGCGTCCAAGTGCTCAAGCGCGAAGGCAAGTCCCTCCCGCCCGGTGCCGCCGTCGACAAGGACGGCAAGCCGACCACCGACCCGAATGAGGTCGCGGCGCTGCTACCCTTCGGCGCGCACAAGGGCTACGCGATGTGCCTGATCAACGAACTCTACGCCGGCCTGATCGGCGGTTCGCTGCCGACCCTGCGCGGTCGCTCGGCGCTGGCTCCGGCTGGCGAAAAGACCACCGCCTCATTCTACTTCCAGGTCATCCACCCTGACGCGATCTCCGGCGGCGACTTCGTCAAGGGCCGCGACCAGATGGAGAACCTCAAGGTGGTGCTGAAGGACATCTTCGGCCACGGCAACGACGGCTGCATCTTGCCGGGACAGTTCGAAGCCGAGGCCCGCAAGAAGTCGGATGCCGCCGGAGGCCTGCACTTCACCGCCGCCGAACTGATGGAGTTCAATCAGCTCGCCGCCGAGGTCGGAACAAAGGAACTCGAGCCGATCGATTGA
- the smc gene encoding chromosome segregation protein SMC, giving the protein MYLKSLDIHGFKSFADKTKIEFHKGVTGIVGPNGCGKSNVVDAIRWVLGETSAKALRGGEMSDVIFNGTERRKPLGMAEVTLTMADCEAALKVDYNEVSLTRRVFRDGKSEYRINGTLCRLKDIHDLLMDTGIGRTAYSIMAQGQIDQILSSKPEERRMVFEEAAGITKYKREKKEALRKLEFTEANLLRVSDVLAEQERRMNSLKRQVAKARRYQALAGDVRILDTHLGHRRFVEMTAERDELKTSIRSLESAEFDLERLMAPKEEAVADARLAARNFEGELADLRQQLNSHRNALSAAQGRVAFNEERKSELEGRISQNREEIETTREKLAQQEFDVVAANEALEQLARRIAEQEIQLGDQEERTRMARGGREEIEAQLREARAEANRAQTIIASTQARIESSLAQLETSRERARMLADEEQRLNLEIEEANEQRNRIVVELDEHSARTGELEEAFQKAERTYQHTRGDLDASRTAATDANKILAQRDSRLKVVRQLVASGEGFEKGTRKVLDGLDDAERFKPGIHGVLAGFIEADRSCARAIETALGKHLQAVLVSDEKLADAIISRLTEKRLGVASILPESFVGHSVSTQMEAVPEGAIGWALDKVKSDPRVARVIERLLEKVLIVPNYATAMRLRSSLADVTMVTQAGELIGAEGVIHGGDAGEGNVSVLELQNEVRDLEVEVAGLVEAEEAARQRVVDLEASLSQLQEEVEVARERIQRHKVELSTLQGQLTLATREVESVQTKIENVQWERGELDNREQAANDSRSGLESELSMARERLEGHEEDQRRLQSQVEGSQRDEAELAQALNELRTSLAVERQAKQAAEAQQQPMEARLSELRELSIRRETEIESFVQRIESAAAENARLAEEVETHQAEAEDLAVEIESRSARRNELLEAIDKSEGELSEARRRHAKAAEQRGREEVAITKIELRLESLVTSILERHQVELSAFEPDAHALLSCIASQKAQQSRGGRQSFVENEGGEEGEEDEQPIIVVDASKGEDEIELPPMMTGEPDWGFVEAIVGDLKRRLDGMGPVNVDAIEEYEELEERFNEVRSNYDDLVSSKANLIEVIEKINEETQRRFSETFAQVKINFRDMFKELFGEKGQADLLLQDENDPLESGIEVIAKPPGKKLQSISLLSGGERSMTAVALLFSIYMIKPSPFCVLDELDAPLDESNINRFVKVLDRFIDNSQFIIVTHSKRTMARADVMYGVTMEEFGVSKPVGMRLTNADDVGKGEAKTAAQKAALRLDA; this is encoded by the coding sequence ATGTATTTAAAGTCCCTCGACATCCACGGCTTCAAGTCCTTCGCGGACAAGACCAAGATCGAGTTCCACAAGGGCGTCACCGGCATCGTCGGCCCCAACGGCTGCGGTAAGTCGAACGTCGTCGATGCCATCCGCTGGGTGCTCGGTGAGACCTCCGCCAAGGCCCTGCGCGGCGGCGAAATGTCGGACGTCATTTTCAACGGCACCGAGCGCCGCAAGCCGCTTGGCATGGCCGAGGTGACGCTGACCATGGCCGATTGCGAGGCTGCCCTGAAGGTGGACTACAACGAGGTCTCGCTGACCCGCCGCGTCTTCCGCGACGGCAAGTCCGAGTATCGGATCAATGGCACGCTCTGCCGCCTGAAGGACATCCATGACCTGCTCATGGACACCGGCATCGGCCGCACCGCCTACTCGATCATGGCGCAGGGCCAGATCGACCAGATCCTTTCGTCAAAGCCGGAAGAGCGCCGCATGGTCTTCGAAGAGGCCGCCGGGATCACCAAGTACAAGCGCGAGAAGAAGGAAGCGCTGCGCAAGCTGGAGTTCACCGAGGCCAACCTGCTGCGTGTGTCCGACGTGCTCGCCGAGCAGGAGCGCCGGATGAATTCGCTCAAGCGCCAGGTCGCCAAGGCCCGCCGTTATCAGGCGCTGGCGGGTGACGTGCGGATCCTGGACACGCACCTCGGCCACCGCCGGTTCGTGGAGATGACCGCCGAGCGCGATGAGCTGAAGACCTCGATCCGCTCGCTCGAGTCGGCCGAGTTCGACCTGGAGCGCCTGATGGCCCCGAAGGAGGAAGCCGTCGCCGACGCCCGTCTTGCCGCCCGCAATTTCGAAGGCGAGCTCGCCGACCTCCGTCAGCAACTCAACTCCCACCGCAATGCGCTGTCCGCCGCACAGGGCCGCGTCGCTTTCAACGAGGAGCGCAAGTCCGAGCTTGAAGGCCGGATTTCCCAGAACCGCGAGGAGATCGAGACGACCCGCGAGAAGCTCGCCCAGCAGGAGTTCGACGTGGTCGCCGCGAATGAGGCGCTGGAGCAACTCGCCCGCCGCATCGCCGAGCAGGAGATCCAGCTTGGCGATCAGGAAGAGCGGACCCGTATGGCCCGCGGCGGTCGTGAGGAGATCGAAGCCCAGCTCCGCGAGGCCCGTGCCGAAGCGAACCGTGCGCAGACCATCATCGCATCCACCCAGGCCCGCATCGAAAGCTCGCTGGCCCAGCTTGAGACCAGCCGCGAGCGTGCCCGCATGCTGGCCGATGAAGAGCAGCGCCTGAACCTCGAGATCGAGGAAGCGAACGAGCAGCGCAACCGCATCGTCGTGGAACTCGATGAGCACTCCGCTCGCACGGGTGAACTTGAGGAAGCCTTCCAGAAGGCCGAGCGCACCTATCAGCACACCCGCGGCGACCTCGATGCCTCGCGCACCGCAGCCACCGACGCGAACAAGATTCTGGCCCAGCGCGACTCGCGCCTGAAGGTCGTGCGCCAGCTCGTTGCCAGCGGCGAGGGCTTTGAAAAGGGCACCCGCAAGGTGCTCGATGGACTCGACGACGCCGAGCGCTTCAAGCCGGGCATCCACGGCGTGCTCGCCGGCTTCATCGAAGCGGATCGCTCGTGCGCCCGCGCCATCGAGACGGCGCTCGGGAAGCACTTGCAGGCCGTTTTGGTTTCCGACGAAAAGCTCGCCGACGCGATCATCTCACGGCTCACCGAGAAGCGTCTCGGCGTGGCCTCGATCCTGCCTGAGTCGTTCGTCGGTCACTCGGTCAGCACCCAGATGGAGGCTGTGCCGGAAGGCGCGATCGGCTGGGCGCTCGACAAGGTGAAGTCAGACCCGCGCGTTGCCCGCGTGATTGAGCGGCTGTTGGAGAAGGTCCTCATCGTCCCGAATTACGCCACCGCGATGCGCCTGCGTTCGTCGCTTGCTGACGTGACGATGGTCACGCAGGCCGGTGAACTGATCGGCGCGGAAGGCGTGATCCACGGTGGCGACGCAGGCGAAGGCAACGTGTCTGTGCTCGAGCTGCAGAACGAAGTCCGCGACCTCGAAGTCGAAGTGGCTGGCCTCGTCGAAGCCGAGGAAGCCGCCCGCCAACGTGTGGTCGATCTCGAAGCCTCGTTGTCGCAGCTTCAGGAAGAAGTCGAAGTCGCCCGCGAGCGCATCCAGCGCCACAAGGTCGAACTTTCCACGTTGCAAGGCCAGCTCACCCTCGCCACCCGTGAGGTCGAGAGCGTGCAGACGAAGATCGAGAACGTGCAGTGGGAACGCGGCGAACTCGATAACCGCGAGCAGGCTGCCAACGACAGCCGCAGTGGTCTGGAAAGCGAACTCTCGATGGCCCGTGAGCGCCTCGAAGGCCACGAGGAAGACCAGCGGCGCCTTCAGTCGCAGGTCGAAGGATCGCAGCGCGACGAAGCCGAGCTTGCCCAAGCGCTCAACGAGCTGCGCACGTCGCTGGCCGTCGAGCGTCAGGCCAAGCAAGCGGCCGAGGCACAACAGCAGCCGATGGAGGCCCGCCTGAGTGAGCTTCGCGAGCTTTCCATTCGCCGCGAGACCGAGATCGAGTCGTTTGTCCAGCGCATCGAATCCGCCGCCGCGGAGAATGCGCGCCTTGCCGAGGAAGTCGAAACCCACCAGGCCGAGGCGGAAGACCTCGCGGTAGAAATCGAGTCTCGCTCCGCCCGCCGCAACGAGTTGCTGGAAGCGATCGACAAGTCGGAAGGCGAACTTTCCGAAGCCCGCCGCCGTCACGCCAAGGCCGCCGAACAACGCGGCCGCGAGGAAGTCGCCATCACCAAGATCGAGCTGCGCCTCGAAAGCCTGGTGACGTCGATCCTCGAACGCCATCAGGTCGAGCTCTCCGCTTTTGAGCCGGATGCGCACGCGCTGCTTTCCTGCATCGCCTCGCAGAAGGCGCAGCAGTCACGCGGTGGTCGCCAGAGCTTCGTGGAAAACGAAGGCGGGGAAGAGGGCGAGGAGGACGAGCAGCCGATCATCGTCGTCGATGCCTCGAAGGGCGAGGATGAGATCGAGTTGCCGCCTATGATGACCGGCGAGCCCGACTGGGGCTTTGTCGAAGCGATCGTCGGCGACCTCAAGCGTCGTCTCGACGGCATGGGCCCGGTCAACGTGGATGCCATCGAGGAATACGAGGAGCTCGAAGAGCGCTTCAACGAAGTCCGCTCGAACTACGATGACCTCGTGAGTTCGAAGGCCAACCTCATCGAGGTGATCGAGAAGATCAACGAGGAGACGCAGCGCCGCTTCTCCGAGACCTTCGCGCAGGTGAAGATCAACTTCCGTGACATGTTCAAGGAACTCTTCGGCGAGAAGGGCCAGGCCGACCTGCTGCTGCAGGACGAGAACGATCCGCTCGAGTCGGGCATCGAGGTCATAGCCAAGCCGCCGGGCAAGAAACTGCAGAGCATCTCGCTGCTCTCCGGTGGCGAGCGCTCGATGACCGCGGTCGCGCTGCTGTTCTCGATCTACATGATCAAGCCCAGCCCGTTCTGCGTGCTCGACGAACTCGATGCCCCGCTCGACGAGTCGAACATCAACCGCTTCGTCAAGGTGCTGGACCGCTTCATCGACAACAGCCAGTTCATCATCGTGACCCACTCGAAGCGCACCATGGCGCGCGCCGATGTGATGTATGGCGTGACGATGGAAGAGTTCGGCGTGTCGAAGCCGGTCGGCATGCGCCTCACCAACGCCGACGACGTCGGCAAGGGCGAGGCCAAGACCGCCGCACAGAAAGCCGCGCTGCGACTCGACGCTTAG